CCAACCTCAAATTTATCCTGCAACCGATCCCACAACCCAGCGGAGCGAAGCCACCGCGAAGCGGTCAAGAACGGTACGAAGTACTACCATTCGCCGTTTTTTTGGAGCTTCTTGATCTTACGCAGGACCAGCTCGCGCTTCAGGCGGCTGATGCGGTCGATGAAGAGAATGCCGTCCAGATGGTCGATCTCATGCTGCAACGCGCGCGAGAACAGCTCCTCGCCCTCAATCTCGAACCACTCGCCGGTCACGTCCTGCGCCCGCACCTTTACCTTGGCGGCGCGCGAGACCTTCTCGCGGATATCCGGCAGGCTCAGGCAGCCCTCCTCTTCGAGCAGCTTGCCCTCGCGCTCGACGATCTCCGGGTTGATGAGCACAACCTTGTCCTTCGCATTCTTCTTGAAGCTCACGTCGACGACCGCAATGCGCTTCGAGACCGAGATCTGCGGAGCCGCCAGGCCGATGCCGTGCGCGGCGTACATGCTGTCGAACATCTCGTCCACGAACTGCTTCAGCTCCGCGTCGAAGACGGTCACCTCTTCGCCACGCACCGCCAGAATGGGGTCCGGGTACTTGACCACCTCGTGGATCTTCAGCGGCTTGGTCGCCGTCTTCTTCGCTGCTGCTTTCTTTGTCGCCACAACTTCCCTTTCAGTACTTCCGAATCTGCTCGCAGTAACCCTCGAAGTTACGCTTCAGCTCGCGCAGCGAATCGCCGCCGAACTTGTCGATCACCAGCTTGGCTATCGTCAGCGCGACCATCGCCTCGGCTGCGACGCCCGCCGCCGGAACCACGCAGACGTCGCTGCGCTCGTACGCTGCCTTAGTGGTCTCACGCGTCGCGAAGCTCACACTGGCCAGCGGGCGGCGCAGCGTCGAAATCGGCTTCAGATATCCGCGCACCACGATGTCTTCGCCGTTCGAGATGCCGCCTTCGATGCCCCCAGCATTATTCTGCTCGCGAGAGAACTTCGTAAAGTCCTCCTCCGAGCCCTCGTACGCAATCGCGTCATGCACGGTCGAACCCAGCGACTCCGCCGCCGTCACTCCGCGTCCCAATTCCACGGCCTTCACTGCCTGAAGGCTCATCACGGCCTGCGCCAACAGGCCATCCATGCGCTCGTCCCAGTTGACGTGCGTGCCCACACCCGGCGGCAGGTTGTGCACCACCACCTCAAAAACGCCGCCGATGGTATCGCCCGTGCGCAGAGCCAGATCGACTTCGCCCTTCATCCGGGCCTCGGCCTCGGGGTCCACACAGTTCAGAAAGATCTCATCCTTGGCATCGGTCGCGGCGATCTCGGCCCAACTGGCGTCTCGGCCCAGCTCCTGCCGTCCCACGCGGATCACGTGACTGCCTACCGCGACGCCCAGCTCTCGCAACAGCAGCTTAGCCAACGCGCCACAGGCCACACGCGCCGCGCTCTCACGGGCGCTCGCCCGCTCGAGCACGTAACGCGCATCGGGAAAATCGTACTTCAGGCTGCCCGCCAAATCCGCGTGGCCGGGCCGCGGCGAGGCCACCGCCTTGTGCTTCTCCGCGTCGCCCGTGCCCACAGGCAAAATCTCTTCCCAGTTCTTCCAATCCACGTTGGCAAGCGTCATCGCGACCGGCGCGCCGATCGTCTTGCCGTGGCGCACGCCCGAGAGGATGTGCGCGGTGTCGCGCTCGATCCGCATCCTGCCGCCGCGCCCATAGCCCTGCTGCCGCCGCCAAAGCTCGCGGTCGACGAACTCCTGCACGACCGGCACACCGGCCGGAAGACCGCTCACCAACGCCACCAGGCTCTCGCCGTGGCTCTCACCCGCCGTAGAAAAACGAAGCATCCTACCTCACACTACTCAGGCCAATACATTGCTAGGCCATAAAGCCAGTCATATGAGATTGTAACAATCGTACTTCGTACCGTTCTCGGGGCGGCATGGGATAAGTAACAGCATTGGGCATTCCACCGGTCGGCAGCGAGCATCGCGTGAAGCACCTTACCGGCAGATGCTGTCCAGCTCCTTGACAGGCGTGTCTCGGAACGGCCCGTCCTCGATCCCCTTGGCCTCCATCATCTGCTCGGGCAGGGTACCACCCAGCTTCAGCGCCACGCCGGGGTCGATCGCATAGGCCGGGTCGCTCTCCGCCTCGGGCAGTGTCACTAGCTGGAACCCCTGTTGGTGCAGCAGCTCGAGCAACTGCGGCAGCATCACCGCCTCGATGGCCCCGTCGTGCAGCAGCATCACATGCGAGATATCGCGCCCGTATACCTTTCGCGACCGCTCGCGGCCGATGCGGATCGCCTCCGTGGCACTGTCCAGGTACATCTGCTTCAGCCATGCAATCGAACGCTGATCGCGCTTCGTCGCGCATCGGACATAAGGATCGTTCCAGTCGTAGTCCTGAAAGTCCAGCGTCACCTGCGCGACGCGGTATCCCCGGTTGCTTAGATAGGCGCGCAGACCATTCCGCTTGGCCAGCGTATCTCCTTCGTAGAGATAGGGATAGCGAAACCAACGCCAGTCCTCTCCGGCCATCAGGCGGCGTAGCAGCGGCTCGTTGCGGGTGACCTCGCGCTCGAACGCGGGCAGCGTCGTCTGGTTGAAGTCGGCATGCGAGTAGGTGTGGTTGCCCAGCAGAAATCCGGCAGCTCGCCACGCCCGCAACGAGGAGATCAGCTCCGGCTCGTCCACCACTAACTGCGCGTTCAGGAAGCCATAGGTCGTCGGCGCGTGCGCGGCCTGGAGCGCGTGGATGATCGAACGGATGATCGAGAGCCTCGTCATCCCCGGAGCCAGCCCGTCGATCTCAGGCAGATCGTCGAAAGTCAGGGCAATCTTCGGAGCAGTCTTTGTCTGGGCCGCGCCAGAACTCACCGTCAACGCCAGACA
This is a stretch of genomic DNA from Granulicella sp. WH15. It encodes these proteins:
- the def gene encoding peptide deformylase, whose protein sequence is MATKKAAAKKTATKPLKIHEVVKYPDPILAVRGEEVTVFDAELKQFVDEMFDSMYAAHGIGLAAPQISVSKRIAVVDVSFKKNAKDKVVLINPEIVEREGKLLEEEGCLSLPDIREKVSRAAKVKVRAQDVTGEWFEIEGEELFSRALQHEIDHLDGILFIDRISRLKRELVLRKIKKLQKNGEW
- the aroC gene encoding chorismate synthase, encoding MLRFSTAGESHGESLVALVSGLPAGVPVVQEFVDRELWRRQQGYGRGGRMRIERDTAHILSGVRHGKTIGAPVAMTLANVDWKNWEEILPVGTGDAEKHKAVASPRPGHADLAGSLKYDFPDARYVLERASARESAARVACGALAKLLLRELGVAVGSHVIRVGRQELGRDASWAEIAATDAKDEIFLNCVDPEAEARMKGEVDLALRTGDTIGGVFEVVVHNLPPGVGTHVNWDERMDGLLAQAVMSLQAVKAVELGRGVTAAESLGSTVHDAIAYEGSEEDFTKFSREQNNAGGIEGGISNGEDIVVRGYLKPISTLRRPLASVSFATRETTKAAYERSDVCVVPAAGVAAEAMVALTIAKLVIDKFGGDSLRELKRNFEGYCEQIRKY
- a CDS encoding polysaccharide deacetylase family protein, encoding MSSGAAQTKTAPKIALTFDDLPEIDGLAPGMTRLSIIRSIIHALQAAHAPTTYGFLNAQLVVDEPELISSLRAWRAAGFLLGNHTYSHADFNQTTLPAFEREVTRNEPLLRRLMAGEDWRWFRYPYLYEGDTLAKRNGLRAYLSNRGYRVAQVTLDFQDYDWNDPYVRCATKRDQRSIAWLKQMYLDSATEAIRIGRERSRKVYGRDISHVMLLHDGAIEAVMLPQLLELLHQQGFQLVTLPEAESDPAYAIDPGVALKLGGTLPEQMMEAKGIEDGPFRDTPVKELDSICR